A genomic window from Erythrobacter sp. BLCC-B19 includes:
- a CDS encoding TonB-dependent receptor, with the protein MNRTTTRQASSRLALIAALGAAAFATPALAETGESLADAPPAEGGAQVEDDLHNRQSDPAGNIIVSAAGLKELDLLAGTSVVEIRDIQRDAVNGQIGDLLAKIPGVSSTSFAPGSSRPVLRGQQGERVRVLVDGVGTADVSNTSVDHATTIEPITVERIEVLRGPAVLLYGSQAIGGAVNVIDKRIPTRMPDHDIHLDAFAGVDSAADLRTGAASLDVAVSSNLVFHVDGSWRQTDDFDIGGFQVGQALREDLLADADEEEDEGELEEAAELREAANQRGTVPNSAMESWTINTGLGLILGESTFGASLGWYDTTYGVPTRPGAGHHHGEEGAEEEGGEEGEELVTIGLKQFRADLKGDVFLGDGTFERLKFRVGYSDYTHTEFEGAEVGTVFDSTSVEARAELVQNTGGAWRGSSGIQYLHRDFFAVGAEAYIPPNLTDQFAVFTLQEFGTGPIQIEAAGRAEFTKVEAQTLGIERDFDTFSGALGVVYEGIEGVRIGINGSRAERAPSAEELFSDGPHIATQAFEIGDADLKTENAWGLEAYARGSIGKGTFSLTAYRQWFGNYIFLEETGAEEDDLPVFQYLQQDADFWGVEAEFNYPVIDTDGFRLLADARASYVEAELADGTAVPRIPPLSLLGALEAQTGAFDVRGEVQWFDKQDRVTTFETPTDSFTLVNALVAWRPLADNQNVTLQIAADNLFDVTGRRHASFTKDFVPLMGRNFRASVRLSF; encoded by the coding sequence ATGAACCGCACAACGACCCGTCAGGCGTCCTCTCGCCTCGCCCTCATTGCCGCCCTTGGGGCCGCCGCCTTTGCCACGCCGGCGCTCGCCGAAACGGGCGAAAGCCTCGCGGATGCGCCTCCGGCTGAAGGTGGCGCGCAGGTCGAGGACGACCTGCACAATCGTCAATCCGATCCGGCAGGCAACATCATCGTCAGCGCCGCGGGCCTCAAGGAGCTCGACCTGCTGGCCGGCACCAGCGTGGTCGAAATCCGCGACATCCAGCGCGATGCCGTGAACGGCCAGATCGGCGATCTGCTCGCCAAGATTCCGGGCGTCTCCTCGACAAGCTTTGCCCCCGGTTCCTCGCGCCCGGTGCTGCGCGGCCAGCAGGGCGAGCGCGTGCGCGTGCTGGTCGATGGGGTCGGCACGGCGGACGTCTCGAACACCTCTGTCGACCACGCCACCACGATCGAGCCGATCACGGTCGAGCGCATCGAAGTGCTGCGCGGCCCGGCCGTGCTGCTCTACGGCAGCCAGGCGATCGGCGGCGCGGTCAACGTGATCGACAAGCGCATCCCGACCCGGATGCCCGATCACGACATCCACCTCGATGCCTTCGCCGGTGTCGATAGCGCGGCTGATCTGCGCACCGGGGCGGCCAGCCTCGATGTCGCGGTCAGCTCCAACCTCGTGTTCCACGTCGACGGATCGTGGCGCCAGACCGACGATTTCGACATTGGCGGCTTCCAGGTGGGGCAAGCCCTGCGCGAAGACCTGCTCGCCGACGCCGACGAGGAGGAAGACGAGGGCGAGCTGGAGGAGGCTGCCGAACTGCGCGAGGCTGCCAATCAGCGCGGCACCGTGCCCAATTCGGCGATGGAAAGCTGGACGATCAACACCGGCCTCGGCCTGATCCTCGGCGAAAGCACCTTCGGCGCCTCGCTCGGCTGGTACGACACCACCTACGGCGTCCCCACCCGTCCGGGTGCTGGCCACCACCACGGTGAGGAAGGCGCGGAGGAAGAAGGCGGCGAGGAAGGCGAAGAGCTCGTCACCATCGGCCTCAAGCAGTTCCGCGCCGACCTCAAGGGCGATGTCTTCCTTGGCGATGGCACCTTCGAGCGGCTGAAGTTCCGGGTCGGCTATTCCGACTACACCCACACCGAATTCGAAGGCGCCGAAGTCGGCACCGTGTTCGACAGCACGAGCGTCGAAGCCCGCGCCGAACTGGTGCAGAACACCGGCGGCGCATGGCGCGGTTCCTCGGGCATCCAGTACCTCCACCGCGATTTCTTCGCCGTCGGGGCCGAAGCCTATATCCCGCCCAACCTGACCGACCAGTTCGCCGTCTTCACCCTGCAGGAGTTCGGCACCGGCCCGATCCAGATCGAAGCCGCCGGCCGCGCCGAATTCACCAAGGTCGAGGCCCAGACGCTGGGAATCGAGCGGGATTTCGACACCTTCTCGGGCGCGCTCGGCGTCGTCTACGAAGGCATCGAGGGCGTGCGCATCGGCATCAACGGCTCGCGCGCCGAACGTGCCCCCAGCGCCGAAGAGCTGTTCTCCGACGGGCCGCACATCGCCACGCAGGCCTTCGAGATCGGCGACGCCGACCTCAAGACCGAGAACGCCTGGGGCCTTGAAGCCTATGCCCGTGGCAGCATCGGCAAGGGCACCTTCAGCCTCACCGCCTACCGCCAGTGGTTCGGCAACTACATCTTCCTCGAGGAAACCGGCGCGGAGGAGGACGACCTCCCCGTGTTCCAGTATCTCCAGCAGGATGCCGACTTCTGGGGCGTCGAAGCGGAGTTCAACTACCCCGTGATCGACACCGACGGTTTCCGCCTGCTGGCCGATGCCCGCGCCTCCTATGTCGAGGCCGAACTCGCCGATGGCACCGCCGTCCCGCGCATCCCGCCGCTCTCCCTGCTCGGCGCGCTCGAAGCCCAGACCGGCGCTTTCGACGTCCGGGGCGAGGTGCAGTGGTTCGACAAGCAGGACCGCGTCACCACCTTTGAGACGCCGACCGACAGCTTCACCCTCGTCAACGCGCTGGTCGCCTGGCGTCCGCTGGCCGACAACCAGAACGTCACGCTGCAAATCGCGGCCGACAACCTGTTCGACGTCACCGGCCGCCGCCATGCGAGCTTCACCAAGGACTTCGTCCCCCTGATGGGCCGCAATTTCCGGGCGAGCGTGCGCCTCAGCTTCTAA
- a CDS encoding DsbA family protein: MPEATRSEDKTMSDTVDVFWSFRSPYSRLVTADLLQLREDYAVEVQLRVVLPLAVRNPEALFDPANRKPPMYIARDSMRRGEMLGRPVVLPADPDPIVQDFRTMAVAKEQPYIYRLSKLGVEAHRRGRGVEFADRVAALIFGGTRGWDKGDLLKDAVADAGLDLAALEAAIAEGDHLDEIERNQQALDAAGHWGVPTMVFRGEPFFGQDRIDTLRWRLDRAGLARTPV; the protein is encoded by the coding sequence ATGCCTGAAGCCACCCGGAGTGAGGACAAGACCATGAGCGACACCGTTGACGTATTCTGGTCGTTTCGCAGCCCCTATTCGCGGCTGGTAACGGCCGATCTTCTGCAATTGCGCGAGGATTACGCGGTCGAGGTGCAGCTGCGCGTCGTTCTGCCGCTGGCGGTGCGCAACCCGGAAGCGCTGTTCGATCCGGCCAATCGCAAGCCGCCGATGTATATCGCGCGCGACAGTATGCGCCGCGGCGAAATGCTGGGACGGCCCGTGGTGCTGCCAGCCGATCCCGACCCGATCGTCCAGGACTTCCGCACGATGGCCGTCGCCAAGGAGCAACCCTATATCTACCGCCTGTCCAAGCTGGGGGTCGAGGCCCACCGCCGTGGCCGCGGGGTGGAGTTTGCCGACCGGGTGGCCGCGCTGATCTTCGGCGGCACCCGCGGATGGGACAAGGGCGACCTGCTGAAGGATGCTGTCGCCGATGCCGGCCTCGATCTCGCCGCGCTCGAGGCTGCGATTGCCGAGGGCGATCACCTCGACGAAATCGAGCGCAATCAGCAAGCGCTCGACGCGGCGGGGCACTGGGGCGTGCCGACCATGGTGTTCCGGGGCGAACCCTTCTTCGGCCAGGACCGGATTGACACCCTGCGGTGGCGGCTGGACCGCGCCGGACTGGCGCGCACCCCAGTCTGA